The Kogia breviceps isolate mKogBre1 chromosome 8, mKogBre1 haplotype 1, whole genome shotgun sequence DNA window CATTTATTGTCATGTCTGTGTGCAAAAACACAACAAAtcatctttgttaaaaaaaaaaaatacaaagcattcttGCGATGGATCCAGGCAAAGGTACGACTAACAAAAATTTCCTAACAGAGGTCACTGAACACTGAGGTGGACTGATTCTGGAAACTACAGTAAGTGTCTTCTCATTACACTATGAAGCCAAATTAATCAACTTTGATGATGATACACTTGAAGTGTTAAAACCAAATAAGGCACAATATAACTCAAAATTTATACGTAGAGCAAAAATCTAGAgaacatataattaaaatattctgcTGAATGTGAAATTGTACCATGTTTATATCTTAATCAACACCGGTAAGACTCAGAATTATTACAGCCTAAAAGATAGTACTTTTTTCTAAAAAAGCAGACTGGGAGATATGgggtacaggaaagtgattcagattCAAGATTcaagtatgttaaaaaaaaaaaatctcttctgccCTAGATACTaggctttttttctttggtttcaaAACTGGGTCAACAATCTACAAATGTGATGTTAATGAACACAGCATAaagacctgaaaaaaaaatctgattatacCAGCAGTTTGGTGACATATTGGTAAAGCTGTTCTGTAAATGCTTCAGGGGAAAACTTCTCTTTCACCCTGGCTCTTCCGGCCAGTCCCATTGTGGCCTTTAAGGAAGGTTCATGGATGAACCTTTCTATTGCTTCTGAGAAGTCAACTGGGTCAGGCTCACACAGAAACCCTGTGACGCTGTGGACAATGGACTCCAAGGGCCCACCTGAATTAACAGCAATGACTGGGCACTGCATGTACATGGCCTCCAAGGGAACGATGCCAAAGTGCTCATTGCTTGGTGTGTAAAGCACACATGTGCAGCCGTGGAGGAGTGAGATTTTCTGTTTGTCCGAGCAAGACCGAAGGAAAGTCACATACTGGCCTAGGTCAGACTGCTGGACCATTTTCTTCAACTCCTGGTAGTGTTGTACATTCTCCAGGACTCTCTCATCATAACCACCTGCAATGATCAGATGAACTTTGTCCCAATCTTGGGATGACAATCTTCCACGCAGCTTTACTAGGGCTTCTAGTGCCAAAGtcagatttttcttcctttcatatcTGTTGATGGAGAGGAGTATGAATTTTTTCCCCTTGGGGACTATGTCATCAAGCTTTTCAAGAACAGCTGAATCAAAGCTGGTGATATTCAGAGATGGGTAGAGGACATCGGGGTCTATGTGAGACAGGGACTTGAACGTTGCCTTAAAAATGGCAGCTGTGAACCGGCTGTTGACCAAGATGCAGTCTGCCATGCCTGTGGTGTATTCCTCTACCCAGTCAATTGGGGCCCTGTATAGGCGTTTAATAAAAGAATCTCTCTTGGTGAGAAGCAGATCTGGAAAGTGACAGTAAAACAGGATTTTCTTACGCCGTCTGGCCAGCTTGAACACTGGGATACAGGCAGACACCTAgccaaagcaaaaatcaacagcAGATGAAGTGACTGGTCAACTGAACTTCAACCAAATCAAAGAAACAGATACCTACCCTGCCTGCTAGTCTGTGGGCCCTTCATGGGCAATGTCTGGTTCTGCGTTGTGTGCCCCCAGACTCTCACCTGGTACAATGCCTGGTGTACAGAAGGCTGGTAGACAGTTTCTAGATATGTGCTAAATATTTAAAGCTGCAAGTCCAGTGGTTTCCTCTAGAACAGCACTGTCCAATGGAAACAAAAATTTAGTAACTACACTAACAACTTCTTAaaggttaaattaattttaatgtattttatctaAAATACTATCACTTCAAAGTGTAACTAACACTTAAAAAGTTAATGagatcttctattttttttcacattaaatctttaaaatcagatgcgtattttacacttacagcacatctcagttcagactagccacatttcaagtgctcaatagccacctATGGCTAGTGGTTACCACACTGGACAGAGCCACTCCAGGATCTTCCTCATCCTAcggaagtgaatgaatgaactacagtAGTTTAGAGTGTAGGCTCTGGAATCAAGATTGACAGGGTTTGAATTTCAGCTCTAatagctagctgtgtgaccatgacCAAGTAatatacctctctctctctgggcctcagtttcttcttctgtaaattgGTGAcaattccagtttaaaaaaaaaaaaaaaccatatagtTTTTGTCATTATTAAATGCCCTCGTGCATGTAAAACGTGTAAGAATTTAGCACACACTATGTGCTCAGTATTTATTGAAATGTTAGCCAGAATCATTACTAGAGACTTTCCTGTTGGGTAATCTTTACAAGTCAATCTCCGGCTCACTTAACACCTGAAAAAGGTGAGCTTTAGGGATATTGAGGGATTTATCCAAAACTACTTAGAAAATAGCTGATATGGAACTTGAATCCAGGTCTCCCACTTCCAAGCTCGGTTTTTTCTCTATCCACTACAGTCTCAGCTGCCTCATGCTTACTGACTAATTTTACACATGCAGGATATTTGGTAAATGCCCACGTTTCTCAAAAAGAAATAGCTTGTACACAAGCAAGGATGATCAAAAGTAACTCAGAagtaataattaaagaaatacaaatacaaacgTGATGCCATTTCCACCTATTAGTTTGGCAAAGATTAAAATGCTGATAACATCCAATGTGCACAAAAGCATGGAGTAACAGGCTCTATCACTGTGGGAGGGTAGAATGACAGAACCTCTTTGGAAGGCAAATTTGGCAAAAGCTATTGACATTTAAGATGTACAACTCTTTGACCTaccaattttatttctatgaatttcAAAGGCCATGCTTGcagaagtacaaaaaaaaaggcataaagatGTTCATTACAAAACTGATCTATTCACAAAAAACTGGTCACACTGATACTGTCCTTTAgcagaaaaatgtataaattatggTACAGTCTAACAAAAGCAAATTTTCCAGCCACTATGAAGAATGAAGTGAATCTCTAATATTGATATGTAAGGATGTCCCAAGTAAAAATTTTTGGTGAAAAAGAGCAAGCTGTCCAATAGTAGGTGTGTCATAATCCTAATTATTACAAATAAGATGTGTCTGTGAACAGACATCATATGCTGGTATAGCCACAGACAATTTCTGAAAGCATACTGAAGAAACTGTTAACAATGGCTGTCTTTAAGGAGTGGAACTGGAATGGGGCTTTTACATTCTAGtctttattatttgaatttttagtcCTGAGTaggtgttactttttaaaataaatatttttttgggAAAAataccccaaacacagaaagagtCTAGAATAGCTAGAGCCCAGATCCAGGTGGGCATTATCTACCAAGGTAAAGAGCCtggacttttctccaaagactaATGGGGAGCCATATTAAAGTTTTAATAGGGACATGACATGTTTAGCTTAGGGTTTTATTAAACACATGACACTGCTGAGGAGCGCAGTGGCCTGACAGCAAATGCTACGGTGGGATGCATGTGGCTTGGAACTAGTGTCAAAAGGAATAATGCAAAACAGGGAAGACATACAAAACATGACTGAAGGCGGACTTCTAATGCTTGCGTTTCTTAGAGCGAGCACCAAGGCCCACATGCTTCAGAAGCTCCCGATGATCCAGTGAAGATGCAGATTTCGGGGCCCCACCTCAGGGGCCCAGGATGAAAACACCTGAGGGTGGGGCCAGGCAATCTGCCACTTTAACGGGtccacactaaagtttgagaaccaaagTCTCACTCCCACTTTGATCTCTCCAGATCAGTTCCGATCTTTCCGAACCACACACAGGGAGAGGTCAGCAGAGGTCATGCGGCGCGCCTTCCGTAGTGAGAAAAAGAGGGGGGGCGAGGGCCGGTCGTGGCCACCTCACCTGATCGCACACTACCACGTCGAACTCCTCATCGCTAAGGAACAGCACGTACAGAGCCAGGAAAATCATGCGCACGTAGGCGCAGAtcgcggcgccgcggccgccccagCCCAGGCTGCGAGGCAGCCAGTCCCCGGCGCAGTGCACCGGCAGCTCGCGGCTCTCCGCGAAGCAGTGGCCGGGGTCGTAGTGCGCCGTCCAGATCTTCACGCTACATCTGCGCGCCCGCAGCGCCAGCGCTGCGTCCACAACCAGCCGTTCGGCGCCGCCCACACCCAGGTCAGGGTGCAGAAACAGCACGGACGGTTTAGGACCCAGGTCCTCATCTTGGCCCTGCTCCTCCGCCATAGCCCGGGAGCCGCACCTTCACCTCGCACGCTTAAGGGCTTTCGCGCATGCTCCTTTCTCCACCTTCCCAGCTGGCCCTAGACGGGGACCGACCACGCCCCGCGGCGCGTGCGTCGGTTAGGTCACGTCAGCGTGTATCTGTGGGTACCTAGTAACTGCCGGAGGAAATTTCTTGTCTCACCATGGCTAGATCCTCCCATTTGTTGAGACTGGACTCTAGGAAGGACGCTGtgatgcaaaggaaaaaaatacatgaggTCTGTAATTCCCATACAGCAGCTCACAGAGTCTCCTCTTGCAAAATTCCTACAGTCATATCGTAGGACAGCCCAGGCGTCCCTGGAGTCAGCGAGGACCCTGCCAGCAGGTCTGGGGGCGGGACCTGAGTCAGTTCTTCCGGCCGTTGGGCTTCAGTTCCTCCGGCCGTTGGGCTCCACCGCTTCTTCGCTTTCC harbors:
- the ALG2 gene encoding alpha-1,3/1,6-mannosyltransferase ALG2 produces the protein MAEEQGQDEDLGPKPSVLFLHPDLGVGGAERLVVDAALALRARRCSVKIWTAHYDPGHCFAESRELPVHCAGDWLPRSLGWGGRGAAICAYVRMIFLALYVLFLSDEEFDVVVCDQVSACIPVFKLARRRKKILFYCHFPDLLLTKRDSFIKRLYRAPIDWVEEYTTGMADCILVNSRFTAAIFKATFKSLSHIDPDVLYPSLNITSFDSAVLEKLDDIVPKGKKFILLSINRYERKKNLTLALEALVKLRGRLSSQDWDKVHLIIAGGYDERVLENVQHYQELKKMVQQSDLGQYVTFLRSCSDKQKISLLHGCTCVLYTPSNEHFGIVPLEAMYMQCPVIAVNSGGPLESIVHSVTGFLCEPDPVDFSEAIERFIHEPSLKATMGLAGRARVKEKFSPEAFTEQLYQYVTKLLV